The genomic stretch GCAGCTGTTCTGCTCGGGTTTTGCAAGTACGAAGGGCTACGTACGCTTCGGCCAGAAGATGCACAAATACCTCTGTAGTAAGCAGGGAGTCTGCGTTGGTTTCATCGGTGTCTGTTCGTGTGAACTTCATTCCAGTAGCAGCGGTTGAGAGCCCTGGAAGTCCTGGTGGAGGCGAGGAACGGTTCGAAGATGTGACATCAGCGAACTAGGTTGTTAGGCGATTATTCAGTGGAAGAGGTGCAAGCACTGGAATTTGGTGTCGCGAAGTGGTAGCGGGAAAATTTTGTTCGTTGCTCATGGGGACCTTTCTGCGACCGGGTTGGTTGTTGGTCGAGGCTCTTTTGCGGATTTTTATAAATCCCGCCCGCTTTGGGCAGGTTCGACTGGTAGCCTTATGTCCAGCTCCACAATTCGCACAGACTGGGTCGGCGGTTTCCATTAGTTGGCAGGCGTCGGGTGCGTGCGGCATTTGATGCAGCGGTAGGCCATATGGCAACTTTTCGTCCCGTGTCCAAACATCAGGCAGTTCGAGCATTGGGTGTCGTCACGATGcactggtttgtagcgctcccaggcCACGATGATGTGAATAAGTGCTCGTATGGACTGCAGGTCCGTCAGGcacgttgaatttttctccaggGGTACCAGATATAACAGATCACGGTACTTCCGAGTTTTGTTGTGACGCGTCATCTTATATATCTGGATTGGTTTGAGGCCGTTTGCCTTTAGTTCCTCCAACAGGGTGTCAACTTCCATGTCAGGAAGGCCGCGGAGAACAACCTTGAGGAGATTTTCTGCTTCGATATCatgggagaaatattccacctCGTGTTTTTGCAATATCACTTGCACCGCCTTGTAAACATTCAACGacggaaccatcagtttgtatCCCTCAGTGCATATTCGGATAGTGCATTTCGATCCTTTGTCGATATAAAACACTATTGCTTCACGTAGGCCTTCCGGGAAGCTTTTCACATAGAAAGGTGGAATTTTCTCCTTCTCCACTACTTCGGGATCCTTGGCGTTTTCCAGGACAGcgaatctgttgttggccaaaagctttTCATCCGCGGGATCAGGCGTATTGTCAGGCCGAGGCCGTTTCCCCGTACTGGAACTGGTTTCTGATTTACCCATATTAGGGTTCATCGTAGCGTCGGCTTCCAACGCGAACACACAAACTTAGGAACGAACGTACAAAGCAAACGGAGCGAAAACTACTGTACTGCTCAACACGCCAGCAGAGAATAATCTAATGATctaactgatttgcttgaggagaaacagtctcttatatagcccaaagattttatttctttgaagCCCAAACCTGACCCGAGCCCGAAATTGTGAGACCCGAACCCGACTCGAatccgagatttcatagattttatagtcgggtttcgggtttatacccaaacccgacctgaacccgacatttccaaacccgaacccgacccgaactcgaaaatatttttttcacaaaacccgaacccgacccggaCCCGACACTTTTAAAacttttcaaacccgaacccgacccgaacccgtctctactaactaggtactccattctgtcgtactttttagggaaaggcagcaagcgaccaatcaaaagttgacatttgtgtttcgacaatgttcaacaattttcaatagtacaatagttcgaacaatcggattacaactttctgcatttgaacgggtgcttaaatgattttccaatcgattgctgcaaaaatgacagaaatcggttggaaactggctgagtttagaacgtttgaaattggacaattttcgtaacgctctcgatgttttcggttttgaaattggttcCTTGTGTTGAAGTTGAGCCCCTGTTTATGTTGCTGTAGGACGTATTCTACATCAAAAAATTACCGATTAGCAATGgttttgttttgcaaaaacttaaagtttgatacgtcgcaagccaggttttgGTTCCGTTTTCTATTTAGCCTGTGTCCCTGGAAGGGTACTTACGCCACGGTTTCCCTCAATGAATCCGGAACAACGGATAATTTTGAAATGTCCTCTGCTGTACCAAAAACTatggggccattcacataccacgtggacagcgttggggggggggggggggttggctaatgtccacggtccatacaattttttcagaatttatatgggcagttgtccacggagggggaggggggttcaaaatcgttaaaaatccgtccacgtggtatgtggatggcccctatgataaatttgtgatttttttaaagtggTCGCATCAAATTCGGTTGAGttcttgcggaatggcaggcaaaacaattttaattttttcggcTCTGGAGGGGTCGGGTACGCAAGTGTATGGAAGGTGGTCCACTGTGGGAGAGTTGCCCACTATTGGTTAACTTACCCTAAATTCCGATTTTTGTTTTGACGAATTGAATTAGTCTAACTTTAAGAAGGAGGTCCACTGTGTAGGTTCATGTACCCTAGCATTGCAGCTGTTAACCGTTTCTGATTAGAAAACGGTCTTAGGGTAGAACTgccttggatggaccacttcctTTGAATATACCACCCTGACCACCACTCTTGATATAGAGTAAATTAACTTATAGAGGACCCCTGTCTGGTAGGGTATTTTACCCTGTAAATGtttttcgtgattctgatgcagattagctggataagatgtttcgcgatggaagttttctaaaGTTCCgtcgagttaaaaaaaaaaagttaatgtGGTGGGTTGTCCACTATTGGAaagaggtccactataggtttatTTACTCTATGTTAACCACTCTAAACTATAAAACACAGAACCACCATATGTACCTAACCTATTACTATACACAGAACGCAAATCACAAATCTCCTAAGTGAACTTTCACTATATTTTTAATCCTAACTTTCATGGTTACAACTTGTTAAATGacacaaaaaagcaaaataatCGAATCGGGTAAAAACACACGTTTCCACCATGTCAGTGTTTCCATGCtggaaattatttaattcaacaAAATATTGAGGCCCAAGAAATGAACAAAATACGATTCGATAAACAAATCTTTTATACTCATAACATTTAAAATGTTATACGCTACCCCATAAAAAACGAATTATCCGTTTTACTGCTGTTATAGTAGTTTACTAGAATTTTCGTAAGTGTGATCAGAAGTTTAATAAACATTTTATCATGGAAGTAAAAGATACACCTGACCATAATTTTGGAAGATCACCTGAATTCTTCAAACTGACGGTCGGCGGTTGTGATGATTGCATTATCCTCCATAATCCTAAATAAACTGTCAACCCCAGCTCACACCGGAGAGAATATCTGAACAAAAATATCTTCTATCTGTCTTAATGAGAAAATAAACTTGATAGCAAAACCAATGATTGATGCATTGATTAACGGATCGTAAGTTGTTAGGGTCTCAGTTGTAGTCGTCTCCACGGACGTTGGCACAAAAGTGAAGAAAAAGTTGCCGACAGAGAATTaacgagaaaagaaaaaaaaatcagctttcGTAATCAAAATCAGTGTGCACAGAAGATCCTCGGGGCGCTCCGACTAAACCATACCGACGGCGGTGTATGAAAAAATATAACTGCCGTCATCGGTTTAGTTCCGCGTGGATAGGATAAGAAAATtctctaataaaaaaaaaaacaggatgcTTCTCAGTTGTCAAATGTATCTAAATATTTTTACTGAGAATAGGGAATAGAAGTAAAGAGGCTACAGTATGCAGAATTTTGAGCAAATCGACAGAAATTCTTAAATGCGTTTGATCAAACCAATCGTTTCCCAATGTTATTGGATGCCAGACCTCCATCACATATTGAAACTATAAATTTACGGTATGAGATTTGGGTAACGTATGGCAGAATCGTAATTTTGAAATGTCTTTTTTGAAGTTTAGGCTGGGCACATGCCGTATCACACTTAATTTGTGATTTTTCAGCTTTTATTTcggtaatatttttcagttcgCTTCCTCAGTAGCATacactgtctgcctttaatTAACTTGAATTTTGAACGTTAAGAATTTGGTGGAATAATCGGTCATTAGAATTGTTTTTATAAGTGTGATTTTCTACATCATGTGTGTCAAATATTATGTATTGAACTGTTTTTTTTCTACGTATaagaatcaataattaatttaGTTTGCTGAGGAAAGGGCGTTGCATAATTATATTTGGTGTAATTCATAGTCTTTAGGCCGAGAACCGTTAACTAATTAGAATAATTGCGGTAACTCTCAACTGCAAGAAGTTTTGGTTTTGCGTTCAAAACTATTAAAGTGTAGTACAATTCCATAACATTCCAAACTGATGACTTAGTTAAAAAAAGTatgtttgaaaattgaaaacaaacacgTTTTTGTCATAATGTTTCAGCACAGAGAGTTTTAGATAATAAAACAATAGGCAATTGTTCGATTATTCATTTAGAACAGTTATTTCATAGCTATAACATGAATAAaagggtaaaaaaaaacatgcaaaagAAAAAACGGTGGTTGCTTTCCTATTTAAGCTCCACAgatataaacaaacaaacttcCAACCAACATTATTCCTATCCATTACGGCATGACTAACGCTATCGAGCACGGTCCAATCGATACTGGCCGGGAGAACAAAACTTTGCGCAACTACCTCGTTAACAGCTGACTTTAATCGAGAAGCTAAGCGGATAGGAAAGTTTACGCTTTCAAGCACCAGAAATCACAACATCGATGAAGCAAATTTCCTCCGGTTGCAGCTATGCACTTTGCATTCGCAAGAAATTGCCACTTTAAGCAGAGACAAAAACTATTCGGCCAGATAACTTGGCTCTTCCGGTGGGAAAATATTCCTTATAACCGAACAGTGCGAAAACCTTTCCCAGCGGGAACTCGGGGAATCTTGTCTTAATTCAATTCCCCTCCTCTGTACCACACTGACTTGTTATTGGATATTTATAGCTGGTCATTCACATTCCGAAAAAAATTACGGAAAAGTCAAACAGTAGTGGTCTATCATTATTTCTGTCCCAGCTCACACTGCGGTTCTGGAATATTCTCTGCGGTACGAAGAGAAATCGAAATCAGTCCTGATGATACTTGATCAATCCCATAATAAACAGAAAGTGTCTCAACTCAATTAGGCTTAGCATCCTACAGAAGGAGTGAGTCGGTCCGTGTCAATCGGAACCAATTCGCTTCGGTATAGAGCTTTTCTTTGCTCTACTGTAGGAGTAtccagggttgccaatgttccagtttaaactggattcctccagtttttttcaagtgatccagtcaaacagtttattcccaaaatcttccagttttttcagatatttgccagttttatccagttttttattcactcaagctccgattggtttccggaaatatttttaaaacgtaagTTTTGTatattgataaattattttgacaatttctAACAGCtttttcagtattctatcttctcgcacgaaacacgatctaattaaagactgcatgacatggttgagataaaaccaaacaaatttatcacaccgtgaaaaaaatcttctatttattttctgtggCGTAGCAGctaaaaaattgttagaagaattagataccaaaagatagcgaagtcagaaaaaattgaaatttaaacttcaatgATGTAACGGAAGGAAATACTGCGTCAATACTTTTTGTGAAgataaaagtaaatgaaaaagctcttttttcttaattttgaggtagattgattgcgtattttaaattttgctgctgttagagAAATTTTCCAGtccataattcaaaaaaatgtaagcccgaaacaaaacagttctgattaaaatgagtaattttgtGCGAAGAGTTATTTCGTTAGTTGCTGTATTCGAAACTAACACTGGATTCAGTTTCCATAACAAAAAAGCGCtctcaaaatcattttattgcttttttacaaatttatttagaatccagttttttccagttttttcttcagcctttttccagttaaattgaaaattttattggcaactctgctcgGAGTATCCTCTCAGGACTAGAAACTTTTTCTGTTGTGCTGGTCAGAGAAGCATGAAGAATGAAAGTTTCTTAATGTTGCTATGTAAGGTTTAGCCTTTGCAGTATTTATTTCTGATTGATGTTTTTGTTTCGGACGGTCGAGAAAGTGCTCGGAGAATGGAAAAATGTGGGTAGGTAAAAAAGCGTTCGTTTTCGGAAGACTTCAGCAGCATAATAATTACCAAGTTCCTGTTTACAGTTCATTCTTTTTTATACCTATGTGTGTTTATCAGTTACACTAAACTTGTGAGCTATTTACTTCTAATATGTGGTAACAGCAAATATATAGAGCACCAACCGAAGTCATTAGTTCCAGACTCCAGACTCGGATATCAATGTAATAACCCTATCCGATGATCATTTGTATAAATACCGAAAGAAACT from Wyeomyia smithii strain HCP4-BCI-WySm-NY-G18 chromosome 3, ASM2978416v1, whole genome shotgun sequence encodes the following:
- the LOC129728295 gene encoding uncharacterized protein LOC129728295 — its product is MGKSETSSSTGKRPRPDNTPDPADEKLLANNRFAVLENAKDPEVVEKEKIPPFYVKSFPEGLREAIVFYIDKGSKCTIRICTEGYKLMVPSLNVYKAVQVILQKHEVEYFSHDIEAENLLKVVLRGLPDMEVDTLLEELKANGLKPIQIYKMTRHNKTRKYRDLLYLVPLEKNSTCLTDLQSIRALIHIIVAWERYKPVHRDDTQCSNCLMFGHGTKSCHMAYRCIKCRTHPTPAN